The following are from one region of the Stanieria cyanosphaera PCC 7437 genome:
- a CDS encoding peptidylprolyl isomerase — MIQTATQSLLPQSSTPSETEIIAYLHRSYQWAEIINAVELEAMILALCQEFGIEITDEEWQTAGDAFRLKHQLLGIQQTQAWLQQQRISLEEWSEGIKNQLLFTKLKEYLFGVQVDGYYLANRDHYRRVALSQILVRDLDQAIAIAQLLREQNASFCALAIEHSLGQQSQTNGGFMGIRYVSELAPEIAQAIKNVEVGVIIGPIQTQVGYHILRIEKWFPLKFNQSARERVLEACWQVWLKEQSS; from the coding sequence ATGATTCAAACTGCAACACAATCCTTACTACCTCAATCATCTACTCCAAGCGAAACCGAAATTATTGCTTATTTACATCGCTCTTACCAATGGGCAGAAATAATTAATGCTGTGGAACTTGAAGCAATGATATTAGCACTTTGTCAAGAATTCGGTATCGAAATTACTGATGAAGAATGGCAAACTGCGGGAGATGCTTTTCGCCTGAAACACCAACTATTGGGAATCCAACAAACTCAAGCCTGGCTTCAACAACAAAGAATTAGCCTCGAAGAATGGTCAGAAGGAATTAAAAATCAATTACTGTTCACTAAATTAAAAGAATATCTCTTCGGTGTCCAGGTCGATGGTTATTATCTTGCTAATCGCGATCACTATAGAAGAGTGGCTTTATCTCAAATTTTAGTTCGTGACTTGGATCAAGCAATTGCGATCGCTCAATTGCTTCGGGAACAAAATGCTTCTTTCTGTGCTTTGGCGATTGAACATTCCCTTGGTCAACAATCTCAAACTAATGGCGGTTTTATGGGTATTCGCTATGTTAGCGAATTAGCACCCGAAATAGCTCAAGCCATCAAGAATGTAGAAGTAGGTGTAATTATTGGTCCAATTCAAACTCAAGTTGGTTATCATATTTTAAGAATTGAAAAATGGTTTCCTTTAAAATTTAATCAATCTGCTAGAGAGCGAGTTTTAGAAGCTTGTTGGCAAGTTTGGCTGAAAGAACAATCTTCATAA
- a CDS encoding peptidylprolyl isomerase, whose protein sequence is MNKAINICREDIFEHLKLSCQLSKILEGVMTCKIIQAKVTELGITLNSEELQQAADNFRLNQQLHTIEDTQAWLQRHHLSIDDFEYLIYTNTISRKLVEHLFGDRVEPFFYENQLNYAGVAMYEVILDDEDLAIELFFALQEGEINFQEIARQYTTQPSLRRSGGYRGIVSRRELKPEISAAVFAANPPQLLKPIITSYGVHLILVEEIIQPQLNEQLRIQILGDFFANWLKQQIEEAEIIIDLNNDNLNRRKIMSGNGNL, encoded by the coding sequence ATGAATAAAGCGATTAATATTTGTCGCGAAGATATTTTTGAACACCTTAAATTGTCGTGCCAATTATCTAAGATTTTAGAAGGTGTGATGACCTGTAAAATCATTCAAGCTAAAGTAACAGAATTAGGTATTACTCTTAACTCTGAAGAACTACAACAAGCTGCCGACAATTTTCGTTTAAATCAACAACTACATACTATTGAAGATACTCAAGCATGGTTGCAAAGACATCACTTATCAATTGATGATTTTGAATATCTTATTTATACCAATACAATTTCGAGAAAACTAGTCGAGCATTTATTTGGCGATCGCGTAGAACCTTTTTTCTATGAAAATCAACTTAATTATGCGGGTGTAGCAATGTATGAAGTAATTTTGGATGATGAAGATTTGGCAATAGAATTATTTTTTGCTTTGCAAGAAGGAGAAATTAATTTTCAAGAAATTGCTCGTCAGTATACTACTCAGCCATCTCTGCGTCGTTCAGGAGGATATCGGGGTATAGTAAGTCGTCGCGAACTTAAACCAGAAATTTCGGCTGCTGTGTTTGCAGCTAATCCTCCGCAATTACTTAAGCCTATTATTACTTCTTACGGCGTACACTTAATTTTAGTGGAAGAAATTATCCAACCCCAATTAAATGAACAATTAAGAATACAAATTCTTGGTGATTTTTTTGCTAATTGGCTCAAACAACAAATTGAAGAAGCCGAAATTATTATTGATTTGAATAATGATAATTTAAATAGAAGAAAAATTATGTCAGGTAATGGTAATTTATAA